The DNA sequence TGCTTGCCTCTCTGGTTCGGGGTGGAACGCGGCCCGAAGACGATCTACGAGGCGGCGTCGACTCCATCGGGTAGCCGCGTCACCGCGCGAGGTTCGTCACCATGCTTGCCCCGGACCCCACCGGATAGTTGGCTCGACGGCATGGCCCGCATCGCGTACGACGACACCGACGCGGCGGCGTTCGCGGCGACCCGGCACCTCGCCGACGACGGACTCACCGCGTGGCGGGAGGCGGTCGCCCGGCACCTCGCCCCGCGGCCCGGCATGCGCCTGCTCGACCTGGGCGCCGGCACCGGGAGCTGGGCCGACGCGTTCACCACGTGGTTCCCGGGCCTGCATGTCGTCGCGGTCGAGCCGTCGCCGGCGATGCGCGCCCGCGCCGCGTTCCGGCCGCTCCTGGGCGGCGACGCGGCGGGCATCCCGCTCGGCGACGGCAGCGTCGACGGCGCGTGGCTCTCCACCGTGATCCACCACGTGCCCGACCTCGTCGCCGCGGCGCGTGAGCTGCGCCGGGTCGTGCGGCCCGGCGGCCCGGTGCTCATCCGCTCGGCGTTCGCCGGCCGGCACCGGGCGATCACGCTGTTCCGCTACTTCCCGGAGGCCGTGCGCGTGCTCGACACGTACCCCGGCGTCACCGAGGTCGGGTCGGCCTTCGCCGGTGCCGGCTTTCCCGCCGCGTCCGTCGAGCCGGTCCCGCAGGTCACCGCGACGTCACTGCGGGAGGCGGCGGTCACGCTGCGCCGGGAGGCGCACACGCCGCTTCAGTTGATCACCGACGACGAGTACGCGGCGGGCGTGGCGCGACTGTGCGAGGCCGCCCGGGCCGGCACCGGGCCGGTGATCGACGCGTTGGACCTGCTGGTCGTGCGCTGACCACCGCCGCCTGAGCGGTGCCACTCCAGCTCGACGGTGGCCGTCCGGCCGGTCCGACCTCCGGACCCGGGTCGGCGCGGAACGCCTTGCGGAGAAGGAGCCGACACGCTAGCCGACCTCGGTGTCGGCGAGGTGCGGTAGCAGGACCTTCGCGGTGCCGGGTGCCGGGTGCCGGGTGCCGGGTGCCGGGTGCCGGGTGCCGGGTGCCGAACTCCCGGTCGAGCGCCTGGTCACTCGGCACGAACACCATGGCCAGCCCCCTCGCCGAGCACCATGGCCTCCTGCCGGGCGTCCGTCGTGCCACGGAACACGTACCCGGTGACGGCGTGCGGAGAATCCTTCTTCTACGGTCCGGGCCCCTTCACAGCAGGCGCAGGCGGTTTCGCGGGCTCGCGCCGGGCGGCCCGCTCGGGTGTCTCACCAGGCTCGATGCTGCCGCCGGGGAAGCTCCACCGGTACGGAGCGTGCCAACCCCGCTACCACTTTTGTTCAACGCGGGCAAAAGTTGAGCCGGAAACACAGAAAGCTATGGACATATAGACATTGCTTTTGTAGCGTCGGCCGCATCCCATGACCTGCCCGACCGTCCCGAGAAGGAGAGGCAGTTGACTGGACGACTCGCACTCGCGGTGGCCACCGTTACCGCCACCGCCCTCGTCGCCACCCCCACCGTCGCCGCCACCGCCGCACCGGGCACCGCCGCCCCGCCGCCGGACAGCGCCTTCCAGAAGGTCACCCTCAACGACAGTCCCGGCGAGCCGATGGACCTGGCCGTGCTGCCCGACCGCCGGGTGCTGCACGTGACCCGCGCCGGCGAGGTCTGGTTGCACAACCCCGCCACCGGCCGCAACACGATCGCCGCCACGTTGGACGTCTACCGGCACGACGAGGAGGGCCTGCAGAACGTCGCCGTCGACCCGAACTTCGGGCGGGGCGGCAACAACTGGGTGTACCTCTACTACTCGCCGCCGATGAACACGCCCGTCGACGATCCCGCCACCCCGGGCGTCAACGAGGGCGACGCGCCCGGCTGGGGCACCGCCGAGGACTTCGCGCCGTTCCGGGGCGTGCTGCGCCTGTCCCGGTTCCGCCTGGTCAAGGACCGGCTGGACCTGCGCACCGAGCAGCAGATCCTGGACGTGCCGGTCGACCGGGGCATCTGCTGCCACGTCGGCGGCGACATCGTCTTCGACGCCGAGGGCAACCTCTACCTGTCCACCGGCGACGACACCAACCCGTTCGAGTCCGGCGGCTACGCGCCCATCGACGAGCGGCCGGGCCGCAACCCGGCGTACGACGCGCAGCGCACCGCCGCCAACACCAACGACCTGCGCGGCAAGATCCTGCGGATCAGGGTCGCGGCCGACGGGTCGTACTCGATCCCGGCGGGCAACCTGTTCCGTGAGGGGACGCCCCGCACCCGCCCGGAGATCTACCTGATGGGCGTGCGCAACCCGTTCCGCATCGAGGTGAACCGGGGCACCGGTGAGCTGTACGTCGCGGACTACTCGCCGGACGCGCGGGAGGCGGACCCGACGCGCGGGCCGGCCGGGCACGGCAAGTGGCTGTCCACCCGCCGGGCCGGCAACTTCGGCTGGCCGTACTGCGCCACCGCCGACCTGCCCTACGTGGACCACGACTTCGCCACCGGCGCGTCCGGGGCCCCGTTCGACTGCGCCGCCCCGGTCAACGACTCACCGCACAACACCGGGCTGCGCGCGCTGCCACCGGTGCAGCAGCCGCAGGTGGCCTACACGTACGGCGACTCGCCGCGGTTCCCGGAGCTGGGCGACGGCGGCATCGGCCCGATGGCCGGCCCGGCGTACGACTTCGACAGGCGCACCACCCGGGGGCGCACCGCGGTCGGCTGGCCGTCCTACTACGCCGGGCTGCCGCTGTTCTACGAGTGGACCCGCGACTACGTCAAGGCGTTCCGGCAGGACCGGCGCGGCGCGGTGACCGGGATCGAGCCGGTGCTGCCCTCGGTGGTCTTCGACAACCCGATGGACCTGGAGTTCGGCCCGGACGGCGCGCTCTACGTGCTGGAGTACGGCGACGGCTACTTCAGCGAGAACCCGGACGCGCAGCTCGCCCGCATCGACCACATCGGCTGGACCGGCAACCACACGCCGGTGCCGCGGGCCTCGGCGACGCCCACCGCCGGCGCCACCCCGCTGACGGTCGCTTTCTCCAGCGCCGGCACCATCGACGCGGACGGTGACCGGCTGCGCTACGAGTGGTACCTCGACGACGACAACCGGGTCGACTCCCGGGCGCCGAACCCGACGTTCACCTACCGGGAGAACGGCCTCTACCGCGCCACGCTGAAGGTCACCGACCGCGCCGGCCGGTCCGCCTCCACCGAGGTACGGATCGCGGTCGGCAACGCCGCCCCGGTGGTGGAGCTGGTCAACCCGGTCGAGGGTCAGTCGTTCTCGTTCGGCGACACGGTCGCGTTCGAGGTCCGCGTGACCGACGACCAGCCGGTGGACTGCGCCCGGGTCACCGTCACCTACATCCTCGGCCACGACAGCCACGGGCACCCGCAGACCACGGCCAGCGGCTGCACCGGCTCGATCACCACCACCGTCCCGGAGGGCCACGACCCCGGGACCGACAATCTCACCGGCGTGTTCGTCGCCAGCTACACCGACACCGGAAGCGACGGGCTGCCGGCGCTGACCGGCACCGACCAGGTCGTCCTGGTCCCCTCCGCGTAAGACCGGCGAAAAGGAGAACGTCATGTGTTACGGATTCGACGGGGAGGGCGCGCTGCGGCAGTCCCTCGACCGGCGCAACCTGCTGCGCGGCTCGCTGGCGGCGCTGGCCGGCGTCGGCCTGGCCATCGGGCTCGGCGCGACCGCGGCCCAGGCCGGGGGTGGGCACCAGCACGGCCGGCGGCACGTGCCGAAGGAGCTGATCAGCCTTCAGCTCTGGACGGTCCGCGACGCGCTGAACGGCGCACCCGGCTACGACGCGACGCTGGCCCAGCTGGCCCGCATCGGCTACCCGCGGGTGGAGCTGGCGCTCGGCTACTTCGGCCGCACCGCGAAGGAGCTGCGCCGGTTCCTCGACGGCATCGGCATCCGGGCCACCTCCAGCCACGACGGGATCGCCGCCGACGCCGCCGCGTTGGAGCAGAAGATCGCTAACGCCCGTACGCTGGGCCAGCGGTTCATGGTGGTGCCGTACCTGAACTCCGACCGCGAGGACGACTGGAAGCGTTGGGCGGAGCAGATGAACGTGGAGGCCGCCGCCGCGCGCAAGGCCGGCCTGCGGTACGGCTACCACAACCACGCGCACGAGTTCACCATCGACTTCGGCAACGGCCGACGCCCGTGGGACGTACTGACCGAGGAGTTGGACCCGCGCCTGGTGCACCTGGAGATCGACCTGTACTGGGCGGTGACCGGTGGCATCAACTCGGGTGAGGGCGTCGACGACCCGGAGGGCTTCGCGCTCGACGTCATCCGGTGCGCGCCGCAGCGGGTGCTGCAGTACCACGTCAAGGACCGCGACCCGGTCACCGGCGACATGGCCGATCTGGGCACCGGGATGATCGACTTCGCCCGGATCTTCCGCCGGCACCAGGTGCTGGAGTACATCGTGGAGAACGACACCCCGGACGTGACGCCGCAGCGGACCGCCGAGGTCGGCTACCGCTACCTGCGTCGCCTGACCTACTGACGCGACGGCACCTACGGCTCGCCGCAGCGCACCCCCGGGTGGCCGAGCCGTAGGTGCCGCCGTCGAACGGCGACCGGTGGTGCGCGTGGTCCGGGGCGGCGATCTGGCGCATCGTCGGCGAGCGCGGCGCGGAGCGGCGGTGAACATCAGTGTGAAGCCCAGCGGGTACCCGCGGACAGGCCCACGTGTTGGTGGTCACGCGCCCACCTTGGCGGTGCTGGCGCGCAGGACCACCTCGCCGGTCATGCGCAGCATCCGCCGGCGGCGGGTGGTGTTCTCGGTGATCGCCAGCTCCATCACCTTCTCGCCGATCTCGCGCAGCGGCAACGCCACGGTGGTCAGCGGCGGGGTGAGGTCACGGACGATCGGGATGTCGTCGAACCCGGCGACGGAGACGTCACCGGGCACCGAGAGCCCGTGGTCGCGCAGCGCCGCGTACGCGCCGATGGCCATCACGTCGGTCAGCGCGAACACGCAGGTGGCGGCCAGGCCGCGGGTGAGCAGCTCGGTCATCGCCTGGTAGCCGCCGTCGCGGGTGAACGGCCCCTCGACCACGTCGGCCGGGTCGAGTGTGACGCCGGCGGCGGCCAGTTCGTCGCCGAAGCCGCCGAGCCGGTCGATGACGGTGGTGAGCGCCCGGGGGCCGGAGAGCACCGCGAAGCGGCGGTGGCCCAGCTCCAGCAGGGCGCGGGCCATGGCGGCGGCGCCGGCCCGGTTCTCCGGCAGCACGCTGTCGACCTTGAGGCTGCGGTGCCGGCTGACCACGGCGACCCGGCCGCCGCCGTCGAGGTAGGGCTTCAGCTCGGCCTCCATGGCCCGCTCCCAGTGGGTGTCCTCGAAGCCGGAGCCGATGAGCAGGATGGCCGGGGCGCGCTCGGCGCGCAGCATCGAGACGTACGCGATCTCGCGCTCCGGGTCGCCGAGCGTGCTGGCGAGCATGACCAGCAGGTCGTTGGCGCCGGCGATCCGCATGACCCCGCCGGCGATGGCGGCGAAGTAGGGGTCGGTGACGTCGTGGCAGATGACGCCGACGGTGCGGTGCGAGGCGCCGGCCAGCGCGCGGGCGTGCGCGTTCGGGGTGTACGCGAGTTGCGCGGCGGCGGCCAGGACGCGATCGCGCAGGTGGGGGGTGACCCGCATGCCGTTGAGCGCGCGGGAGGCCGTGGCCAGTGAGACGTCGGCGGCCCGGGCCACGTCCTCCAGGGTCACGTGCGTCCGTGGCTGCATCGATCTTCCCCCTGCGGAACGTCTTGACCGGCCTGTTTGGGCGTGGTTACCGTAACATTCTGAAAGCGCTTACTGAAAGCGCATTCAGGAGCGCGACCGACCCACCCCGCCGGAAGGACACACACGTGGAGCGCACGTCTATCGGGATCATCCTCAACGGCGTGACCGGGCGGATGGGCTACCGGCAACACCTCGTCCGGTCCCTGCTCGCGATCCGGGAGCAGGGTGGGCTGCCCGCCCGCGACGGCAGCCGGATCTGGCCGGAGCTGACCCTGGTCGGCCGCAACGAGGCCCGGCTCGCCGAGATCGCCGCCCGGCACGGGCTCACCTCGTACACCACCGATCTGGCCGCGGCGCTCGCCGACGACAGCCACCAGATCTACTTCGACGCGCAGGTGACCGCCCAGCGGGAGAAGGCGATCCGGGCGGCGATCGAGGCCGGCAAGCACATCTACACCGAGAAGCCGCTCGCCGAAGGGCTGGACGCGTCGCTGGAGCTGGCCCGGCTCGCCGCCGCCAGGGGCGTCCGGAACGGCGTGGTGCAGGACAAGCTGTTCCTGCCCGGCCTGCGCAAGCTCAAGCGGCTGGTCGACGGCGGGTTCTTCGGCCGGATCCTGTCGGTGCGCGGCGAGTTCGGCTACTGGGTGTTCGAGGGCGACTGGCAGGACGCGCAGCGGCCGAGCTGGAACTACCGCGCCGAGGACGGCGGCGGCATCACCGTCGACATGTTCCCGCACTGGCACTACGTGCTGGAGCAGATCCTCGGCCCGGTCACCGCCGTCACCGCGGTCACCGCCACGCACATCCCGGAGCGGGTCGACGAGAACGGCGTCACCTACCCGGCCACCGCCGACGACGCCGCGTACGGGATCTTCGAGCTGGCCGGCGGCGTCATCGCGCAGATCAACTCCTCCTGGGCGGTCCGGGTGTACCGGGACGAGCTGGTCGAGTTCCAGGTCGACGGCACGCACGGCAGCGCGGTCGCCGGGCTGCGGGACTGCCGCATCCAGCACCGGGGCACCACCCCGATGCCGGTGTGGAACCCGGACCTGCCGGTCACCGAGCCGTTCCGCGCGCAGTGGCAGACCGTGCCGGACAACGCCGACTACGACAACGGGTTCAAGGTGCAGTGGGAGGCGTTCCTGCGACACGTCGTCGACGGCGAGCCGTTCCCGTGGGACTTCCTGGCCGGCGCGCGCGGCGTGCAGCTCGCCGAGGCCGGGCTGCGGTCCGCCCGGGAGGGGCGGCGGGTCGAGATCGAGGAGATCGACAGGTGACCGCACGGATCACGCTGCCCACCCCGGGCGGCGGCACCGAGACGATGACGCTGCGGGAACCGGCGGGGTGGCGGCGGCCGGCCGCGCCGCCGGCCAGCCGGATCGCGTACGCGGCGGCACACGTGGTCGCCGACCCGTACGCCGACAACGCCCCCGACGCGCCCGCGCGGCTGGACTGGGACGCCACCCTCGCGGTGCGGCGCGACCTGTGGTCGTGGGGGCTCGGCGTGGCCGAGGCGATGGACACCGCGCAGCGCGGCATGGGGCTGGACTGGGCGGCCACCCGCGAGCTGATCCGGCGCAGCGCCGCCGAGGCCGCCGCCTGCGGCGGGCGCATCGTCGCCGGGGCGGCCACCGACCAGCTCACCGGCGTGCCCGACACGCTCGACGAGGTGGTCGCCGCGTACGCCGAGCAGGTCGCGTTCGTGCAGGAGTGCGGCGCGGTCGCGGTGGTGATGGCCAGCCGGCAGCTCGCCGCGCTCGCCACCGGCCCCGACGACTACCTGCGCGTCTACCAGCAGGTGCTGGGCGCCACCGGCGCGCCGGTGGTGCTGCACTGGCTCGGCGACATGTTCGACCCGGCGCTCGCCGGCTACTGGGGCTCGACCGACCTGGACGACGCCACCACGACGTTCGTCGCGCTGGTGCACGCGCACGCCGACGTGATCGACGGCGTGAAGGTGTCGCTGCTCGACGCCGGCCGGGAGGTGCGGCTGCGGGAACTGCTGCCACCCACCGTGAAGGTCTACACCGGCGACGACTACCACTACCCGGAGCTGATCGCCGGCGACGGCGAACGGTCCAGCCACGCGCTGCTCGGCGCGTTCGCGGCCATCGCCCCGGCCGCGTCGGCCGCGCTGCAACGCCTCGACGCCGGCGACCAGGCCGGCTTCCGGGCGGTCCTGGACCCGACCGTGCCGCTGTCCCGGCACGTGTTCGCCCCGCCCACGCGGTACTACAAGACCGGCATCGCGTTCCTCGCCTGGCTGAACGGCCGGCAACCCGGCTTCACCATGGTCGGCGGGCTGCACGGCGGGCGCGGCGTCCCGCACCTGGTGGAGACGTTCCGGCTGGCTGACGCCGCCGGGCTGCTGCTCGATCCGGAGCTGGCGGCACACCGGATGCGCGGGTACCTCGCCGTGGCGGGGGTGACCGGATGACCGCCGATCCGCGGCTGGCCAAGCTGTCGCTCAACCAGCGCACCACCGAACGCTGGTCGGTCCGGGAGGCGGTCGACGGCTGTGTCCGCGCCGGCATCCCGGCGATCGGGCTGTGGCGCGAGCCGGTCGCCGAGATCGGCGTACCGGCCGCCGCGAAGCTGGTCGCGGACGCCGGGCTGCGGGTCTCCTCGCTGTGTCGGGGCGGGTTCCTCACCGCCGACGGGGAGGCCGCGCGGGCCGAGGCGCTGGCCGACAACCGGCGTGCCGTCGACGAGGCGGCCGGCCTCGGCACCGACTGTCTGGTGCTGGTCGTCGGCGGCCTGCCGCCCGGCTCCCGCGACCTGGCCGGCGCGCGGCAGCGGGTCGCCGACGCGCTCGCCGAGCTGGCCCCGTACGCGGGCGAGCGCGGCGTGCGCCTGGCGCTGGAGCCGCTGCACCCGATGTACTGCGCCGACCGGGCGGTGCTGTCCACGCTCGGGCAGGCGCTCGACCTGGCCGAGGCGTTCCCGGTCGACCAGGTCGGCGTCGTGGTGGACACGTTCCACGTCTGGTGGGACCCGGACGTGTGGCGGCAGATCGCCCGCGCCGGGGCGCGGATCGCCAGCTTCCAGGTGTGCGACTTCCTCACCCCGCTGCCGGCCGACGTGCTGCTCGGCCGCGGGATGATGGGCGACGGGCACATCGACTTCCCGCCGCTGCGCCGCGCCGTGCAGGCGGCCGGCTACACCGGGGACACCGAGGTGGAGATCTTCAACGCCGAGGTGTGGGCGACCGACCCGGACCGGGTCCTGGCCACCATGGCCGAGCGCTACGTCGAGCTGGTGCTGGCCGACTGATGCGCGTCGTCGTCGCGCCGGACTCGTTCAAGGGCTCGCTGGCCGCCGCCGACGCCGCCCGCGCCCTCGCGGCCGGCTGGTCGGCCCGCCGGCCCGGCGACGACGTCCGGCTGCTGCCGCTGGCCGACGGCGGCGAGGGCACGCTCGACGCGTTCGCCGCCGCCCGGCCCGACGCGGAGTGGCACACCACCACCGTGCCCGGCCCGGACGGCCGGCCGGTCGACGCCGGCTGGCTGCTGCTGCCCGAGGTGCCCGGAGCGGACCCGGGTCCCGGCCCGGCCGGGCGGCGTACCGCCGTGCTGGAACTGGCCCGCGCCAGCGGGCTTCCGCTGCTGCGTCGTCCGGACCCGCGGCACGCCCACACCTACGGCCTCGGCGCGGTCGCCGCCGCCGCGCTCGACGCCGGGGCGACCGCGCTGGTCATCGGCCTCGGCGGGTCGGCCGGCACCGACGCCGGCACCGGCGCGCTGCGCGCCCTCGGGCTGCGGCTGCGCGACGGCCGGGGCCGGGACCTGCCGCTCGGCGGCGTCGCGCTCGCCGAGCTGACCCACCTCGACCGCAGCGGGCTGCGGCCCGCCCCGCCCGGCGGGGTACGGCTGCTTGTCGACGTGACCGCGCCGCTGACCGGGCCGGCCGGCGCCGCCGTCGTGTTCGGGCCGCAGAAGGGCGCCGACCCGGAGGACGTCGCGGCGCTGGACGCCGCGCTGCACCACGTCGCCACGCTGGCCGGCGGCGACCCGGACCGGCCGGGCGCCGGAGCGGCCGGTGGGACCGGGTACGGACTGGCGGCGCTCTGGGGCGCGGAGATCGTGCCCGGGGCGGCGGCGGTCGCCGAGCTGGCCGGGCTGGCCGGTGCGCTGGCCGGGGCGGATCTGGTGCTCACCGGCGAGGGGCGGTTCGACGAGACGTCGCTGCGCGGCAAGGTGGTGGG is a window from the Micromonospora sp. DSM 45708 genome containing:
- a CDS encoding class I SAM-dependent methyltransferase, coding for MARIAYDDTDAAAFAATRHLADDGLTAWREAVARHLAPRPGMRLLDLGAGTGSWADAFTTWFPGLHVVAVEPSPAMRARAAFRPLLGGDAAGIPLGDGSVDGAWLSTVIHHVPDLVAAARELRRVVRPGGPVLIRSAFAGRHRAITLFRYFPEAVRVLDTYPGVTEVGSAFAGAGFPAASVEPVPQVTATSLREAAVTLRREAHTPLQLITDDEYAAGVARLCEAARAGTGPVIDALDLLVVR
- a CDS encoding PQQ-dependent sugar dehydrogenase produces the protein MTGRLALAVATVTATALVATPTVAATAAPGTAAPPPDSAFQKVTLNDSPGEPMDLAVLPDRRVLHVTRAGEVWLHNPATGRNTIAATLDVYRHDEEGLQNVAVDPNFGRGGNNWVYLYYSPPMNTPVDDPATPGVNEGDAPGWGTAEDFAPFRGVLRLSRFRLVKDRLDLRTEQQILDVPVDRGICCHVGGDIVFDAEGNLYLSTGDDTNPFESGGYAPIDERPGRNPAYDAQRTAANTNDLRGKILRIRVAADGSYSIPAGNLFREGTPRTRPEIYLMGVRNPFRIEVNRGTGELYVADYSPDAREADPTRGPAGHGKWLSTRRAGNFGWPYCATADLPYVDHDFATGASGAPFDCAAPVNDSPHNTGLRALPPVQQPQVAYTYGDSPRFPELGDGGIGPMAGPAYDFDRRTTRGRTAVGWPSYYAGLPLFYEWTRDYVKAFRQDRRGAVTGIEPVLPSVVFDNPMDLEFGPDGALYVLEYGDGYFSENPDAQLARIDHIGWTGNHTPVPRASATPTAGATPLTVAFSSAGTIDADGDRLRYEWYLDDDNRVDSRAPNPTFTYRENGLYRATLKVTDRAGRSASTEVRIAVGNAAPVVELVNPVEGQSFSFGDTVAFEVRVTDDQPVDCARVTVTYILGHDSHGHPQTTASGCTGSITTTVPEGHDPGTDNLTGVFVASYTDTGSDGLPALTGTDQVVLVPSA
- a CDS encoding sugar phosphate isomerase/epimerase family protein; the encoded protein is MCYGFDGEGALRQSLDRRNLLRGSLAALAGVGLAIGLGATAAQAGGGHQHGRRHVPKELISLQLWTVRDALNGAPGYDATLAQLARIGYPRVELALGYFGRTAKELRRFLDGIGIRATSSHDGIAADAAALEQKIANARTLGQRFMVVPYLNSDREDDWKRWAEQMNVEAAAARKAGLRYGYHNHAHEFTIDFGNGRRPWDVLTEELDPRLVHLEIDLYWAVTGGINSGEGVDDPEGFALDVIRCAPQRVLQYHVKDRDPVTGDMADLGTGMIDFARIFRRHQVLEYIVENDTPDVTPQRTAEVGYRYLRRLTY
- a CDS encoding LacI family DNA-binding transcriptional regulator; translation: MQPRTHVTLEDVARAADVSLATASRALNGMRVTPHLRDRVLAAAAQLAYTPNAHARALAGASHRTVGVICHDVTDPYFAAIAGGVMRIAGANDLLVMLASTLGDPEREIAYVSMLRAERAPAILLIGSGFEDTHWERAMEAELKPYLDGGGRVAVVSRHRSLKVDSVLPENRAGAAAMARALLELGHRRFAVLSGPRALTTVIDRLGGFGDELAAAGVTLDPADVVEGPFTRDGGYQAMTELLTRGLAATCVFALTDVMAIGAYAALRDHGLSVPGDVSVAGFDDIPIVRDLTPPLTTVALPLREIGEKVMELAITENTTRRRRMLRMTGEVVLRASTAKVGA
- a CDS encoding Gfo/Idh/MocA family protein, with product MERTSIGIILNGVTGRMGYRQHLVRSLLAIREQGGLPARDGSRIWPELTLVGRNEARLAEIAARHGLTSYTTDLAAALADDSHQIYFDAQVTAQREKAIRAAIEAGKHIYTEKPLAEGLDASLELARLAAARGVRNGVVQDKLFLPGLRKLKRLVDGGFFGRILSVRGEFGYWVFEGDWQDAQRPSWNYRAEDGGGITVDMFPHWHYVLEQILGPVTAVTAVTATHIPERVDENGVTYPATADDAAYGIFELAGGVIAQINSSWAVRVYRDELVEFQVDGTHGSAVAGLRDCRIQHRGTTPMPVWNPDLPVTEPFRAQWQTVPDNADYDNGFKVQWEAFLRHVVDGEPFPWDFLAGARGVQLAEAGLRSAREGRRVEIEEIDR
- a CDS encoding dihydrodipicolinate synthase family protein, encoding MTARITLPTPGGGTETMTLREPAGWRRPAAPPASRIAYAAAHVVADPYADNAPDAPARLDWDATLAVRRDLWSWGLGVAEAMDTAQRGMGLDWAATRELIRRSAAEAAACGGRIVAGAATDQLTGVPDTLDEVVAAYAEQVAFVQECGAVAVVMASRQLAALATGPDDYLRVYQQVLGATGAPVVLHWLGDMFDPALAGYWGSTDLDDATTTFVALVHAHADVIDGVKVSLLDAGREVRLRELLPPTVKVYTGDDYHYPELIAGDGERSSHALLGAFAAIAPAASAALQRLDAGDQAGFRAVLDPTVPLSRHVFAPPTRYYKTGIAFLAWLNGRQPGFTMVGGLHGGRGVPHLVETFRLADAAGLLLDPELAAHRMRGYLAVAGVTG
- a CDS encoding sugar phosphate isomerase/epimerase family protein, with product MTADPRLAKLSLNQRTTERWSVREAVDGCVRAGIPAIGLWREPVAEIGVPAAAKLVADAGLRVSSLCRGGFLTADGEAARAEALADNRRAVDEAAGLGTDCLVLVVGGLPPGSRDLAGARQRVADALAELAPYAGERGVRLALEPLHPMYCADRAVLSTLGQALDLAEAFPVDQVGVVVDTFHVWWDPDVWRQIARAGARIASFQVCDFLTPLPADVLLGRGMMGDGHIDFPPLRRAVQAAGYTGDTEVEIFNAEVWATDPDRVLATMAERYVELVLAD
- a CDS encoding glycerate kinase, which gives rise to MRVVVAPDSFKGSLAAADAARALAAGWSARRPGDDVRLLPLADGGEGTLDAFAAARPDAEWHTTTVPGPDGRPVDAGWLLLPEVPGADPGPGPAGRRTAVLELARASGLPLLRRPDPRHAHTYGLGAVAAAALDAGATALVIGLGGSAGTDAGTGALRALGLRLRDGRGRDLPLGGVALAELTHLDRSGLRPAPPGGVRLLVDVTAPLTGPAGAAVVFGPQKGADPEDVAALDAALHHVATLAGGDPDRPGAGAAGGTGYGLAALWGAEIVPGAAAVAELAGLAGALAGADLVLTGEGRFDETSLRGKVVGALLDRAAAAGVPVGVVAGQLGTTPPGPVTAAVSLVELAGSVAAAMADPGRWLRAAGGRLAARVRPVGPNRWPPGG